In Anabaena sphaerica FACHB-251, the DNA window TGAGAATAGAAACTAAAGCTTTATCATTATAAGCTTTATCAGCATCGGTGAATTGTTGTCCAGCGCGGAGTTTTTCTAAGAGGTTATACATTCCGGTAATTGTGATTTCGGGATGTTGAGTTTGGACTTGTTTACGATGTGCGTCTAGTTTTTCTCCTAATTCTCTGATTTTCTGTTTTTGTTCTGGTGTTGGGTCTGGGAAGGGGAAGGGGTCGAAGCAACGGGTTTTATTATATCTTGGTCTATCTTCTAATGTTCCACCTGCTGCTAATGACCATATAACATGAATTTTACTGCATAAGATACCTAAATAATAAGCATCTTCAAGAGCTATAGCAATTAACATATTATCAGGTATAACATCATGATTTAAAAATATAAAAACACGATGTTTAGCTGTTTCAACAGTAATTATATAGCGTTGTAAATCATTTAATGCAGGTCTAAAATTAGCTCTGGCTTCACCATAAATCCACCAGTTTTCACGAGAGGCTTTACGATTATTCATATCCCTCTCTGGCTTAACCCTTTCATATATCCATTGATAAATTTTTGGATAGAGTTTTTGAACATTGTCAATAGATAAACTAAATAAGTCTATCGTGTACATTTCTCGACTTTTATCAGTAATATCTCGCCCATTAAGATATTTTCTAATAACACTTATCGAAGTTAAATTATTTTCCTGATAACCTAATTTTAAAGCTTGTTCTTTCGTCAACAGAAAACCAGAACCACGCATTTCCATTCCTCGGCTAGAGAGCCGTAAATTTGCTTGTAACTTTTCGCATATTCCTATATTTATTCCTGTAGTTATATTACTAAAAACAAAAGACACATTTTGCCATTCAATATCAATATTTTGTGCTGAATCTTCTGGCGTTTCTCCTGCACTTTCAGAAATCACATTTCCCAATTGAGCAATATTTGAACTTGGTGAATTTTCCAACTCAACCGCAGTCATAGCAATTCTAACTGCTGCACCTTCATCTGTCCAAGGGTGATCAGGAATAGCAAAAAATAACCGAATGGGATTTTTTTGATTTTGGTGAAATTCAATTACCTTTCTTTGTCTAACTTGACTAATACTATTAGTAGTAATAAACCCAAATCTCTTAACTTTTCCCTTCCTCACCAAATCTGCTGCCTTGTGCCACCAATACATGACATAATCAACAGTATCCGGCACATCTTTATAAACTTTTCTCAACGTTTCTGTATAACCGTCTCCTAATAAATCCCGCATTCTGGCATTACCAATAAAAGGCGGATTTGATATAATATAATCAGCGTCTGGCCATTCAGATGCAAAGGGATTTGTATAACTAAAAATAGTTATTTGGTCACTCGCATCTGGCACATCTTCCCCAGTTACAGGATGCTTGATAGTTTTTCCACCCCAACGAGTGCGCGTTTTCTTAGTTGTGGGGTCCATAGCTGGTTTTTTATCATCCCAAACTAACACCGCATCTCGATATTCAATGTTATTGAATTTCTGTAAAACTGGTTCTGGTGGTGAAGTGTTACCAAAGCGTTTAAAGTACCATTGTAAATAACCTATCCAGATAACTAACTCAGCAATACTAGCCGCCCTGGGGTTAACTTCAATCCCTAAAAATTGCGATGGGTTAACTTGTTCTTCAATTAAAATACTACTTTGATATTTACCACTAATATCCGCTATTCTTCTGATCACTTCGCTTTCTAGATTTTTGAGTAAATCTAAAGTCACATACAAAAAATTACCCGAACCACAAGCAGGATCTAAAATTTTAATTGTGCGGATTTTTTGCAGGAAATCATTAATTAAATCTACTGCTTTCTTTTTATTTGCTGCACTGGGTTCAAGTTGATCACCTTCAACTTTCAAAAGTTGATCAACTACAATTTCTGTTTCTAACCAGTCTTGACGCAAAGGTTCTAAAACCACCGGACGCACTAACCTTTCGACATACGCACGGGGAGTATAATGTGCGCCTAATTTACTGCGTTCTTTACTATCTAATGCCCTTTCTAATAAAGTTCCAAAAATAGCAGGTTCAACTTGACTCCAATCTTTTTCTGCTGCTGCAAGCAAAACCTCTAATTCTTCTTTTGGTAAATTAAAAGCTGTTGCATCAGCAAACAAACTACCATTAAATTTCAAGATAGCATCAAAACCAAAATTACCTCCTGTGTTCATGGTTTTCCATAAACTTTCAATTTCTGATTTAAACCTGTTGGGTTGAGGTATCCATCTTTCTTTTAAAGCTATAGTAAAAACTTCACCTTTGAGTAATTGTACATCCTCTGCAAACATAGTGAAAATACAACGCATCAAAAAATTAGCTACTTGTTGGGGTTCATATTTCTGTTTTTCTAACCAAGATGCTAATTTAGCTAAATCATCTGCAACTTCTCGCGTTACTTTAGCTCTAATTTTTTCTGGGTTGCGTTTTTGCGGGTCGGTAAATATATCAACAAATAAATCGAAAATTTCAGTTTTTAATAAATCATCAAGTTTAATTTTTTCTCCAGCCCCATAACCACCATATTCACCACTAAAACCCATCCACATTTCAAAGTGTGAACCGATATCACAGGTGATTAAAAATGGTGGTTTGACTGGTAAATGAAGTGCATAGGCTGTAGCTTGAATAAAGGCTTTTTGCATATATTTGTTATATGCAGTAGTTCCCCGTTTTGGGGTGCTACTTCCTGATTTTATGCTGCCTTGTTTTGCTTCTAATATAAAATGTCCTTGTTTATAAAAGTCAATCCGCCCCTGTTTGACTTCGCCACTGGTTTGGGGCATTTTCACATTTTTCTCTAAACAATAGGGATCGCCGTCAATACTACCCTGTGGGGGCGGCGTTTCTACTCCTAGTGCTGTACATAAATCTAAACAAAATGCGTCTTTGTTGGCGATTTCATTACCGCTAGAATTACGCCATTTGTTAATAAATATTTCGATTCTTTTTTTATCTGTTTCGTTCATATTTCGGCTGAAGGAATAAAAATCTAAGATATTCCAAATATAGCGTATAGTTTTTGGGCGGGCAAGATGCCCACCCCACAATATTTATTTCTAATTTTATTGGCAATTAACTGGTCTTGTATTTCCTTATTTCTACCTAATTTCATGTTTTTTATCAAAATCATGCTGATTATTATGAAATCTGAAGAATTACAAATTAACACATTACCAAAAAATGAAAAATGCAAATCGTTAAACGCAATATCGAATTAAGAGTTGATGATAGTTTAATGCGGGTTTATGTTGCATCTCCTAAACCAGAGGGTAAATATCCAGGAATTGTTTTTTACAGTGATATTTATCAATTAGGTGATGCCATAATTCGCTTAGTTAATTATTTAGCTGGTTTTGGTTATGTTGTTGCAGCACCGGAAATTTTTCACCGCATTGAACCTGTGGGTTCTGTAATTGAACCTAATGATCTTGGCAGAATGCGAGGTAATGATGATGCACGCAGAACATTAATTTCAGAATATGATGCTGATACTCGCGCTGTAATTGATTTTCTCAAACATGACAGTTCAGTTATTGCTGATAAAATCGGAACATTGGGTTTTTGTATTGGTGGACATTTAGCGTTTAGGGCTGCTTTTGAAAGTGAAATTGAAGCTGCTGTTTGTTGTTATCCTACAGGTATTCCTAGCGGTAAATTAGGTAAAGGTGTGGCGGATACTATTCACAGAGTTAATGAAATTAAAGAAGAAATGTTGTTAATTTTTGGTACTCAAGATCCGCATATTTCTGAACATGATCGACATACTATAATTAATGCTTTAGAAAATGCTAAAGTACCTCATCAATTTTTCTGTTATGAAGCGGAACATACTTTTATGAGGGATGACGGTTATCGTTTTGATGCTGTTGCTGCTACTTCAGCTTGGGAACAAATAATTGCTTTTTTGGAACGGAAGTTTAAAAGGTAATTATCAATATAAATCATAAATATAGATTCCCCAATTTCTTTAAGAAGTTGGGAATCTGTTTGTTCGGTTATGATCATATTTGTTAAACTAAGATATAGGAAAGCTTAATAAAAGCCAATCATAAAAGCCAATCATAAAAGCCAGGGAATAAATTCCCTGTCTTATAGCTAAAGTCGGTTAAAACCGACTATTTTTGATTTATTTAGGAATACTAAACCTTCGATAACAAATTATCTAATAATCTCTGTGTTCTCTGTTCCTCAGTGGTATGCCTTACGGCACGCTACGCGAACGTGCGAAAAAAATTTATTTTGCAAAAACACCAACCAAAAGAACTAAAAATGTTGGGTTTCCTTGCGTCAACCCAACCTACATCCAATTATTAGGAACTAATCATTAATTGACAACAAACCAGGGGGAGGAGTGATTTCAACTCGACGATTTTCTAAATCAACAACAGGAACAATTTCCATCACAAAAGGAATTAAAATTGTTTTTCCGGCTTTATCTTCAGCAAAAGAAGCATCTAATTTTACTTCTAATAAATCATGACCGGAAGGCATTAAATCTACTACTGTTCCTATTAATTCCCCAGATTCCTGCATGAAGACTTGCAAGCCTAACAAATCTATAACATGAAATTCACCTTCTTCTAATTCGGGGCGATCGCTAATAGGAACAAACAACCGACAGTCACGCATATTTTCAGCAGCAGTGCGATCGCTCACCCCCTCCAATTTAATCACATATAGATTCTTACCCTCAACATAACGCCCATCTAATAACTCCACTGGTTGCGGTTCCATATCCCCTGGACGCAATAACCAACGAGTTCCCGGTTCCTCAAACCGTTCAGGAAAATCAGTATTAGGATAAACCCGCAACTCCCCAGCTAAACCTTGAGGTGCAACAATTTTACCAATTTCCAACCAATCATCAAGGTTGGGGACTGGGGACTGGGGCTTAGGTATTGGGGATTTTTGAACTTTCTCCCTTTGCTCCCCTGCTCCCCTGCTCCCCTGCTTTCTTTTCTTCGCTTCCTTCGTGTCTTCGTGGTTCATTAAAACCTTCTGCCTCCTGCCTCCTGCCTCCTGCCTTCTTACACACTCACAGCTGCACGTTGATAAACCTGTTCAGCAACCTGAGCCAAACGCTGCATACCGATAGTAATTTCCTCATCACTACCGGTCAAACTGATACGGAGACATTGGTGCTTGTGTTCCCACTCCTCTTTTAAACCAGGGAAGAAACTGCTACCAGGAACAACAATCACACCCACTTTTTTCAATTCCTGATAAAATTCCCAATCAGTCATGGGTAAATCTTCCAACCACAACCAGCCAAAAATCGCCCCTTCACCGCGATGTAAAAACCAAGGTATATTCTTAGGCATGGCTGCTTCTAAAGTGCCTTCTAAGACATCGAACTTTTGCTGATAAAAGGGACGAATTACAGTTTCAGCAATATTCGCTAATGCACCTGATTCTATCGCACGAGCCGCGATCGCTTGACCATACCGAGAAGAATGAATCCCCGCATTAGTTTGAAAAGACTCTAAAGCTTGCAGCAGCTTTTCATCACCAATCGCAATCCCGATTCTTTCCCCTGGTAATCCTGCCTTTGATAAACTCATACAATGCAGAATATTCTCACCAAACACAGGTGTCATTTCCGTAAAATTCAACGCTGGGAAAGGTGGTGCATAAGCTGAATCAATCAACACCGGAACATGAAAAGGTGCAGCTAACGCGGCGATTTTCTCAACTTCTTCATTAGTTAAAACATTACCTGTCGGATTACAAGGACGGGAGAAAATCACGCAACCCGTTGCTTCTGTAATCGAAAGTTGGGTAAAATCAGGACGATACTTAAAGCGGTGGTTGGCGCTATCAATATCAAGGGTAGGTTTGTAGGCAACTAAGGCTTCTGGGCATAAACTAACACCACCATAACCAGTGTAATCTGGACTTAGAGGCAGAACAATCTGTTTCAAATCGCCATCGTTATTATATCCACCGAAAGCGTTAGCCGCATAGAAGTATATAGTTTGACTACCAGCAGTAACTAAGATATTGCGCTCTGTTAAATTTAACCCATAACGCTGGTTAAAATCCTTAACCATTACTGAAATAAATGGCGCATAACCCTGAGATGAACCGTAGCGACAAACAACTTCACCATATTCAGAACTGGCTAATAAGTCTGCTGTGCAATCCCGCCATAACTGTTCTACCTCTGGCAAAATCAACGGGTTGCCGGCACTTAAATTATATAATTCCTGCCCCTGATTAGCTCTAAGTGTCTCATTAATATCTTTCATAATTGCTCTCACGCCAGTTAAGTTGGACATTTGAGCGCCAGTTTTACTAAGGGCAGGTTTCATAGGCTTGTTACAAATTAAAGGAATCGCTATTGGGATATAGATTACTGGATAGTTGCGTCATTTCCCACTCTTGACGCTTTTATCTAATTTAACAAAATCTGCGCGTGCCGGAGTTCAGAAAAAATAAAGCCCCACTTGTGAGGTGGGGGGGTTTCTCTTGTAACTGTACAAATGTACTATACGGTAGTAGAGTTTGGCAAGCGATTGCTAAAAAAATCTTCAGATAGTAGGAGTCAGGGAACAGGGAACAGGGAACAGGGAACAGGGAACAGGTGACAGTAATATAAACTCAATATCAGTTAATTGAGGGGAGAAGTGAACAATGGAAGTTAAAGCCGCAGTTGCTTACAGTGCAGGTAAACCCCTAACTATTGAAACTGTACAAATTCAAGGACCACAAGCTGGGGAAGTATTAATTGAGATTAAAGCCAGTGGTGTTTGTCATACAGATGCTTATACCCTTTCTGGTGCTGATCCGGAAGGTTTATTTCCCGCTATTTTAGGTCATGAAGGTGCTGGTGTGGTTGTGGAAGTGGGGGAAGGTGTCAAAAGTGTTAAACCAGGAGATCATGTAATTCCTTTATACACTCCTGAATGTAGGCAGTGTGATTATTGTTTAAGCTTTAAAACTAATCTTTGTCAAGCGATTCGCGCCACTCAAGGGCGGGGTGTAATGCCTGATGGTACTAGCCGTTTTAGTATCGGTGGCGACATGATTCACCATTATATGGGAACATCAACCTTCGCTAATTATACGGTGTTACCAGAAATCGCCGTTGCCAAAATTCGCGAAGATGCGCCATTTGATAAAGTTTGTTATATCGGTTGCGGTGTGACAACAGGAATCGGTGCAGTTATTAATACAGCTAAAGTAGAACCAGGTGCAAATGTTGTAGTTTTTGGTTTGGGGGGAATTGGCTTAAATGTGATCCAAGGGTCACAAATTGTAGGCGCGAATATGATCGTAGGTGTAGACATTAATCCTAATAGACGCGCCTTAGCTGAAAAATTTGGTATGACACATTTTGTTAACCCCAATGAAATTGAAGGTGATTTAGTTGCTTATTTGGTAGATTTAACTAAAGGTGGTGCTGACTATTCTTTTGAATGTATTGGCAATGTCAAAGTCATGCGTCAAGCTTTAGAATGTTGTCATAAAGGTTGGGGAGTAAGTGTCATTATTGGTGTAGCTGGTGCAGGTCAAGAAATCAGCACTCGTCCCTTTCAATTAGTGACTGGCAGAGTTTGGAAAGGTTCGGCTTTTGGTGGTGCAAGAGGGCGCACAGATGTACCGAAAATTGTAGATTGGTATATGGATGGAAAGATAAATATTGATGATTTAATTACTCATGTTATGCCGATTGAGAAAATTAATGATGCTTTTGATTTAATGCACAAAGGAGAATCAATTCGCAGTGTAGTGACATTTTAATAATTTAGGAGTCAGGAGTCAGGAGTCAGAATAATTAAGTTGATTTTTGCAGTTGATGAGAAGCAATGCAATTTTAGCAAAAGCTTCTCAAGCTATATGATAGCGTTTTCTAGTCTGGTGAAGTCCAAAATCATCTGCGTCTATCTGCGTCCATCTGCGTTTAATTATTACTGCTTGTACTTCCCTTGAATGGTAATTGCTATATAATTATTACAATTACCCAGGTTTTGATTATGCAAATCCCTAAAATTCAACCAACCGCAGCAAACCTGAAAGACAATCTTTATGAAACTGATTTTTATACATGGACTCAGGAACAAGCTAACCTGCTGCGTCATCAGCAATGGAGTCTGTTGGACTTGTCTAATTTAATTGAGGAAATTGAATCTTTGGGCAGAAAGGAACGGCAAGAATTAAGAAATAGGTTAAGTATATTAATTGGGCATTTACTAAAATGGGAATATCAACCAGGTAAACGCAGTCGCAGTTGGTTGGCAACAATTCGGATTCAAAGAAGGGACATTTTAAAATTATTGAATGAAAATCCTAGTTTAAAGTCTCAGGTAGAAATATTGATGGTCGAAGCTTATGAAAATAGCAGAGATTTAGCATCAGGAGAAACTAACTTACCATGTTCAATTTTTCCTGATCAATGTAGCTATAGTTTAGATGATATTTTGAGCGATCGCTTTTATCCTGGTGAACCTGCAAACGATGACTTGATGAAATAATAATATTATAATTCTTCTTCCTGACTTATTACAATTCTATGAATATTAAAAAAATGGGTTTAGCTAGAATCAAAATTATATTAGTAGAACCGGCTGGACCATTAAATTTAGGTTCAATTGCCAGAGTCATGAAAAACTTTGGCTTATCTGATTTAATATTAGTTAATCCTCAGTGCGATCGCACATCCTTTGAAGCCTTAAAAATGGCAGTTCACGCCAAAGAAATATTAGAAAATGCGGTCATAGTAAACACATTACCAGAAGCCTTACAGGGATGCGTCCGCGCCATTGCTACCATCGGACGAGATTATGATGGACAATTACCCTTAGAAAACCCCCGCAACGCCCTACCCTGGTTATTAGAAGAACCAGAAAAACCAGTAGCCTTAATTTTTGGTAGAGAGGATAGGGGTTTAACAAATCAAGAAATCAATTATGCCCAAAAGTTAGTATTTATTCCTACAAATCCAGAATACTCGTCTTTAAATTTAGCTACGGCGGTTTCCATCTGCTGTTACGAATTATCACAATTAGCAGAAAACTTTGTTACCGAGAAAATACCGACAACAGAAATCGCTCCCTTAGATGTTGTAGAACCTTACTACCAGGAATTAGAATCCCTACTACTTTCCATAGGTTATCTTTATCCTCATACAGCAGCCAGTCGCATGGAAAAATTCCGCCATTTATATAATCGCGCTCACCTACAAACTACGGAAGTTGCTATGCTCAGAGGTATTTTAAAACAAGTGCAATGGGCAATCAAAAATCACAGTCAAATAGAAAACTTGTGATAATGAGCGAAATATCTAAGCTATAATCCCCCAAAAGGATTGATTATGACTTACACTAAACAAAAAAATGCTACTTAGTCCCAGAAGGCGATCTGAGTATCAAGGTGCATAATATAGTTTCTTTCGGGTCGAACGTTTACAAACAAAACAGTCGAGTGGGTCACAAGGAGTAGCAGTGTCAGAATCAAGTGACAAACTAATAGCTGTCTCACGGAGGCAACCTTTACAGCGTCGTCGCCGTCCGCGCCAGGTCCAAAGCCAAACCCAAAAGGCAGGACAAAAACCGGTCAAGAACCAGCAACAGAGTGCAAACAGAGTCGAAACTGTGGCACTAACACGGCTAAATAATCATATCAGTCCTGCCAATGTTCCGACTGGGGGGCGAAGACCACCCTCCAAGATAGTCATGCCAACAGCAGTTAAACCCATCCCCAAGCCCAATGCAAAAATGCCACAAACGGGTACTGGGAAGTTAAACACAGTGCGCGTACAAAAGCAGGGAACGTTAAAAACAAAAAGGCAAGCATCGCGGAAAACGCGGTTAAAGCCAATGGCTAGAACCATATTGTATACGTTGCGGTTGTTGATTGTCGGAGTCGGACTAGGTGCAATTGTCGGCACGCTTTTGTCAGTATTAGACCCTGCTAATCGCATCACTACAACTTCTGCGTCCCCATCTCAGACTAATGTCACTCAATCTAATCCTAATAACTCTGTAAACCCTTCTGGCTTATACCTATCTCAAGAAATTATCCCGTTGAAAACTGCTGTACAAAATTTAGCCACAGCCAACCCAAATCTAATTCCTGGGGTGTTCATGGTGGATTTAGATACAGGTGGTTATGTAGATATCAATGGTAGTGCTAGTTTTCCAGCGGCCAGCACAATTAAAATCCCGATTCTAATTGCTTTTTTCCAGGATGTAGATGCCGGAAAAATTCGCCTGGATGAAATGCTGACTATGGA includes these proteins:
- a CDS encoding class I SAM-dependent DNA methyltransferase; translated protein: MNETDKKRIEIFINKWRNSSGNEIANKDAFCLDLCTALGVETPPPQGSIDGDPYCLEKNVKMPQTSGEVKQGRIDFYKQGHFILEAKQGSIKSGSSTPKRGTTAYNKYMQKAFIQATAYALHLPVKPPFLITCDIGSHFEMWMGFSGEYGGYGAGEKIKLDDLLKTEIFDLFVDIFTDPQKRNPEKIRAKVTREVADDLAKLASWLEKQKYEPQQVANFLMRCIFTMFAEDVQLLKGEVFTIALKERWIPQPNRFKSEIESLWKTMNTGGNFGFDAILKFNGSLFADATAFNLPKEELEVLLAAAEKDWSQVEPAIFGTLLERALDSKERSKLGAHYTPRAYVERLVRPVVLEPLRQDWLETEIVVDQLLKVEGDQLEPSAANKKKAVDLINDFLQKIRTIKILDPACGSGNFLYVTLDLLKNLESEVIRRIADISGKYQSSILIEEQVNPSQFLGIEVNPRAASIAELVIWIGYLQWYFKRFGNTSPPEPVLQKFNNIEYRDAVLVWDDKKPAMDPTTKKTRTRWGGKTIKHPVTGEDVPDASDQITIFSYTNPFASEWPDADYIISNPPFIGNARMRDLLGDGYTETLRKVYKDVPDTVDYVMYWWHKAADLVRKGKVKRFGFITTNSISQVRQRKVIEFHQNQKNPIRLFFAIPDHPWTDEGAAVRIAMTAVELENSPSSNIAQLGNVISESAGETPEDSAQNIDIEWQNVSFVFSNITTGINIGICEKLQANLRLSSRGMEMRGSGFLLTKEQALKLGYQENNLTSISVIRKYLNGRDITDKSREMYTIDLFSLSIDNVQKLYPKIYQWIYERVKPERDMNNRKASRENWWIYGEARANFRPALNDLQRYIITVETAKHRVFIFLNHDVIPDNMLIAIALEDAYYLGILCSKIHVIWSLAAGGTLEDRPRYNKTRCFDPFPFPDPTPEQKQKIRELGEKLDAHRKQVQTQHPEITITGMYNLLEKLRAGQQFTDADKAYNDKALVSILKQIHDELDAAVFAAYGWEENLTDEEILSKLVTLNAERAEEERNGIIRWLRPEYQAPNEITTQLSIAGVTETQETTIIPTEQKPFPKKSKEQLAAIRDLLRTNNGQWTLEQIIAQFKIAPKQKKTIADHLESLEWFNILVSSTEDGVTRWQYVDRGNS
- a CDS encoding RNA methyltransferase — translated: MGLARIKIILVEPAGPLNLGSIARVMKNFGLSDLILVNPQCDRTSFEALKMAVHAKEILENAVIVNTLPEALQGCVRAIATIGRDYDGQLPLENPRNALPWLLEEPEKPVALIFGREDRGLTNQEINYAQKLVFIPTNPEYSSLNLATAVSICCYELSQLAENFVTEKIPTTEIAPLDVVEPYYQELESLLLSIGYLYPHTAASRMEKFRHLYNRAHLQTTEVAMLRGILKQVQWAIKNHSQIENL
- a CDS encoding S-(hydroxymethyl)glutathione dehydrogenase/class III alcohol dehydrogenase, yielding MEVKAAVAYSAGKPLTIETVQIQGPQAGEVLIEIKASGVCHTDAYTLSGADPEGLFPAILGHEGAGVVVEVGEGVKSVKPGDHVIPLYTPECRQCDYCLSFKTNLCQAIRATQGRGVMPDGTSRFSIGGDMIHHYMGTSTFANYTVLPEIAVAKIREDAPFDKVCYIGCGVTTGIGAVINTAKVEPGANVVVFGLGGIGLNVIQGSQIVGANMIVGVDINPNRRALAEKFGMTHFVNPNEIEGDLVAYLVDLTKGGADYSFECIGNVKVMRQALECCHKGWGVSVIIGVAGAGQEISTRPFQLVTGRVWKGSAFGGARGRTDVPKIVDWYMDGKINIDDLITHVMPIEKINDAFDLMHKGESIRSVVTF
- a CDS encoding valine--pyruvate transaminase; this translates as MKPALSKTGAQMSNLTGVRAIMKDINETLRANQGQELYNLSAGNPLILPEVEQLWRDCTADLLASSEYGEVVCRYGSSQGYAPFISVMVKDFNQRYGLNLTERNILVTAGSQTIYFYAANAFGGYNNDGDLKQIVLPLSPDYTGYGGVSLCPEALVAYKPTLDIDSANHRFKYRPDFTQLSITEATGCVIFSRPCNPTGNVLTNEEVEKIAALAAPFHVPVLIDSAYAPPFPALNFTEMTPVFGENILHCMSLSKAGLPGERIGIAIGDEKLLQALESFQTNAGIHSSRYGQAIAARAIESGALANIAETVIRPFYQQKFDVLEGTLEAAMPKNIPWFLHRGEGAIFGWLWLEDLPMTDWEFYQELKKVGVIVVPGSSFFPGLKEEWEHKHQCLRISLTGSDEEITIGMQRLAQVAEQVYQRAAVSV
- the rimM gene encoding ribosome maturation factor RimM (Essential for efficient processing of 16S rRNA), which translates into the protein MNHEDTKEAKKRKQGSRGAGEQREKVQKSPIPKPQSPVPNLDDWLEIGKIVAPQGLAGELRVYPNTDFPERFEEPGTRWLLRPGDMEPQPVELLDGRYVEGKNLYVIKLEGVSDRTAAENMRDCRLFVPISDRPELEEGEFHVIDLLGLQVFMQESGELIGTVVDLMPSGHDLLEVKLDASFAEDKAGKTILIPFVMEIVPVVDLENRRVEITPPPGLLSIND
- a CDS encoding DUF29 domain-containing protein; protein product: MQIPKIQPTAANLKDNLYETDFYTWTQEQANLLRHQQWSLLDLSNLIEEIESLGRKERQELRNRLSILIGHLLKWEYQPGKRSRSWLATIRIQRRDILKLLNENPSLKSQVEILMVEAYENSRDLASGETNLPCSIFPDQCSYSLDDILSDRFYPGEPANDDLMK
- a CDS encoding dienelactone hydrolase family protein, with the protein product MQIVKRNIELRVDDSLMRVYVASPKPEGKYPGIVFYSDIYQLGDAIIRLVNYLAGFGYVVAAPEIFHRIEPVGSVIEPNDLGRMRGNDDARRTLISEYDADTRAVIDFLKHDSSVIADKIGTLGFCIGGHLAFRAAFESEIEAAVCCYPTGIPSGKLGKGVADTIHRVNEIKEEMLLIFGTQDPHISEHDRHTIINALENAKVPHQFFCYEAEHTFMRDDGYRFDAVAATSAWEQIIAFLERKFKR
- a CDS encoding serine hydrolase, whose translation is MSESSDKLIAVSRRQPLQRRRRPRQVQSQTQKAGQKPVKNQQQSANRVETVALTRLNNHISPANVPTGGRRPPSKIVMPTAVKPIPKPNAKMPQTGTGKLNTVRVQKQGTLKTKRQASRKTRLKPMARTILYTLRLLIVGVGLGAIVGTLLSVLDPANRITTTSASPSQTNVTQSNPNNSVNPSGLYLSQEIIPLKTAVQNLATANPNLIPGVFMVDLDTGGYVDINGSASFPAASTIKIPILIAFFQDVDAGKIRLDEMLTMEKEMVAGGSGSLRTQTVGSQYTALDVATKMITISDNTATNMLITRLGGQEVLNGRFRSWGLTTTMIRNLLPDLQGTNTTSPRELGDLIAKVNQGNIVSMRSRDLMLDIMRRTQRDNLIPSGLGEGARAYHKTGDIGTMLGDAGLIDIPTGKRYIAAVMVQRPNNDPAAEKLIASISSAAYQHFSQTTVTPRTSTNNQPATNFQPPVQPFTQPFIQPPVMNPTAPNGMVNNMPMGTYQAPVMTPQYYPPQ